Proteins encoded in a region of the Pseudomonas denitrificans (nom. rej.) genome:
- a CDS encoding C40 family peptidase, whose product MPMLKRLAPLVPMSFVLLLAACASHSPESQPNQVASVPATRAAFQVNQHNIALMNESQDEGAKNDNGSSTAHVSDILDRAFSLIGTPYRFGGKSERTGFDCSGFVGYLFREEAGISLPRSTREMINMDVPLVSKEDLQPGDLIFFNNRGRGRVSHAGIYIGDGQFIHSASRRGGGVRVDSLDESYWRLSYMEAKRVLEPGFEPKTVTR is encoded by the coding sequence GTGCCCATGCTTAAACGCTTAGCACCCCTCGTGCCCATGAGTTTCGTTCTGCTGCTGGCAGCTTGCGCCAGCCATTCGCCGGAATCGCAGCCGAACCAGGTCGCTTCAGTGCCTGCCACTCGAGCAGCGTTCCAGGTCAATCAGCACAACATAGCGCTGATGAATGAGTCGCAGGACGAGGGGGCCAAAAACGATAACGGCAGTTCGACTGCCCATGTATCCGATATTCTGGATCGCGCGTTCTCGCTGATCGGTACGCCGTACCGTTTTGGCGGGAAATCCGAGCGGACCGGCTTCGATTGCAGCGGTTTCGTGGGCTATCTGTTCCGCGAAGAAGCAGGCATCAGCCTGCCGCGCTCCACGCGTGAGATGATCAACATGGATGTCCCGCTGGTCTCGAAAGAAGACCTGCAGCCGGGCGACCTGATCTTCTTCAACAACCGTGGTCGCGGTCGGGTCAGCCATGCCGGCATCTACATCGGTGACGGACAGTTCATCCACTCCGCCAGCCGCCGTGGCGGTGGTGTGCGAGTGGACAGCCTGGACGAGAGCTACTGGCGCCTGAGCTATATGGAAGCCAAGCGCGTACTCGAGCCCGGCTTCGAGCCGAAGACAGTGACTCGCTAA